GCTGCCGTGACGGCCGCCACCGACGTCCAGATGGCGGACACGGAACGCACGCTCGACACCCGTATCGTCGCGGTGGGAGACCAGGATTTCATCTCCAACGACGGAATCCGTGTGGTCGGCCATTGGAATTTCCTCTTGAACAGCCTGGCGTGGCTGACCGAGAACGAGGACCTGGTCGGGGTGCGTCCCGCGCGGCAGGAAGATCCGCCGCTGCAGCTCACGGTGAACGAGGAACGGGCCATCGCGTGGATCACGATCCTCGGCGCGTTTCAAACGATTATTATCATTGCAATCGCAACGTTCGCGCTGCGGAGAAAGTATCAATGAGCCACCGTGCCGCCATAGCGCTGCTTGCGGTTTTCGCGGTGCTGTGCGGCGCATACTGGATGATGCTGCGCCACGAAGAAAGCAGCCGCCAGGCCACGGCTGCCGCCGGGCGCGTCTTCGATTTCGAACCGGAAGCCCTGCGCAGAGTGTCTATTCAAGTTGAGGACCGCAGCCCGACTGTCGGCGTTACGGAAGGCGGCGGCCTCTGGCGCATTGTCGAGCCGCACGAACTCGACGCGCAGAACGAGGTCTGGACCAAAATCGCCGTCAACCTGGCCGAATTGCATCGCGAACGCACCATCGAAGAATCGCCCAAAGACCTCGCTCCGTATGAACTGAACGACCCCCGTCTCCAAATCGAGTTCAACACGGAGGACGGCCAATCGCACCGGGTAATCTTCGGCAAGATAGGGCCCATGCAAGTCAACCGCTACGCGCAGGTCGACGGCGGCGCGGTCATTCTGACGCCTCACAACCAGTATGCGCAATTGAACCGGCAACTGCTCGACCTGCGGCAGCGCTACATTTTCAACGTGGGCCCGGAAGGCATTACCCGCATCGAGTTCGTCAGAATCCGCCAGCCCGAGGAAAACGCGCCCAAACCACAGGGCGCCTACCCAATCGAGGAACTGGGCAAGGTCGTCGTCCAGCAGGCCGGCGAAAACGACTGGCGCATGCTCGAACCGTTCGAGGCCAACGCAAACAACGCGTTGGTGCTGGGCCTGGCCAAAGAACTCCAGTTCGCGGTCGGACAAGAATACGTGGACGCACCCGAGAACCTCGATGACTTCTTCCTGAATCCCCCCGGCGCGCGCATCACCGTCTATTCGGGAGGCGGCAGCGCGCCCCAGACCTTGTATATCGGCGGAGGAACCCGCACAGGCGACAAGGATATGTTGTTCGCGAAACGGGCCGATGCCCCAACGGTGTTTCAGATCGACGGCGCCATTTACGGCTATTTCCCCAAGACGCCCGACGCATATCGCGAGAACCGCCTGCTGTCCCGCAGCGCATTGGCGCTCAAACGCGTCGATTACCAGGCAGGGGATGTGAACCTCACCCTCGAGAAGGACGACCAGAAGCGTTGGCGCATCACCCAGCCGGTCCAGGAAGCGGCTGACCAGGAGATGGTCTCGGGTTTCATTTCGACCCTGTTGAAGATCCGCGGCGAATCCTTCCCGCCGATTTCAATCGTCGATGCGGGGCTTGACAAGCCCGCCGTCATGTTGAAGCTGGCGTTCGAAAACGACAACGCGCCCGTGCTGATCAGGATCGGCAAGACCACCGAAGACAAGAAAATGAATTATGCGACTCTCGACACAGGGGTGATCACCCTAGTGCCCACGCAACACGCCGCCGCCATCACGCGCGAACTGTTCGATTTCCGCGAGAAGCGCATCTTTGAGATTGCCCCGGACGCCGTGAAGCGCGTCGCACTCCGGTTCGAAGACGTCGACTACGCATTCACAAAAGACCGCCGCTGGAACGTCGAGCAGCCCGCCGAAAAGATCTGGGACAGCCAAGACGACGCCAAGGCGCTTGTGGAAGCGGTTGCCCGGGTCGACGCCTCCGGCATGGCCGCTTCCGAAACCCCGGCAGACTTGGCCCCCTACGGCCTGGACAGTCCCCTCATGATCTTGACCGTCGAGACGGCCAGCGAAAGCGGCGAGACCGCAACAGCCGGGCCGTTCCGCATCGGAGCTGCCGTCCCCGACCAGACCTACCTGCGGTTCGCCACCGTCGAAGGACGCCCCGAAATCTTTCACGTCAACCAGTCCGTTATCGATAAGGTTCGCGAAGCCTTGAAGGGCGTCCGAAACCGGTAAGCGCACAGAGACGGACACACGCGGGCTTCCCCCGTCCCTACTATCCCTTGTTCCTCTTCGCGGCGAACCAGGGCGCTTGACCGTCCCTCAGGCCAATCACAACCTGAAGAATGCCTTGGCGTTTTCGCGCAGAAGGCGTCCGGCGAGCCACATCGCCCGCGCCTGATCCAGTGTCCCTTGCGCCATCCGTTCTGCCAGCACTTCAGCCACAAGGCGCCGGGCGATGGCGCAGTGGCCATACGCTCCCTCGACATAATTGGAGTCGCCCCCGGCGGCGAAGATCTTGTTGGCGGGGATGGTGTCGAGCCATTCGTGCAGGGTGCGCTTGAAAACATGAGGGGAAATGGCCTGGACCCAGCACAAGTCGGCATAGACGTTGGCGAAATACTTCGCCATCGTGGCCAGCTCGCCCGTAAACGGATATCCCGCGTGGAAAAGGTCAAACCGCGCGTCCTGGTATTCCATGATGACGTTGGCGAGCAGCGTGGGGTCGCTGTTGGCGATGTAGTTGCCGTTGCCCTCCTGCAACCCTGTGTGGATCTGAATGGGCAGGTTGCGTCCGGTGGCACGTTCGATCAGGGTCCGGGTCATGAAATCCTGAAGCGGCTTGAGGTCCTCGAACGCGAGTTCCTGGCTCTGGCTTAACCAGATGCGGTCAAATGCGCGCGCGGCCTCGGCTTTACTGACGCGGTCGAATCGGAGCGTGCGGCGGTAGGCCAGGAAGATCTTGACGGCGGCGATGCCCTGTTTGAAGAATGCGTCCAGAGCGGCTTCCTGCGCGGCAAGCAACTGGTCGAGGGTCTGGATGCTGCGCGCGGATTCTTGTTCGAGCTGCTCGAGTTCCGCGCGTGTGCCGGGAATCGCGTAATGGTCCAGTATCGGAACGGCACGGAAAAAGGCCTTGTCGACCGCCACGGGTTGGCCAGGCCACGTAATCACCAGGCTGCATTCGATATTTGCCTTGTCCTTCAGGACGGTGCGGTACCATCCGGGTTTTCGGGCCTCGTTGATCCGGCGCGACAATTCCGCATAGGTGCGCTCGTTGATATCGCCGATGCCGAACAGGTCAGCCATGTAGGCGGTCATGGCCTGTCCGTAACCCGTGGTCTTGACGAACGGCCAATACGGGGCCATGAGTCCCCAGCGCTCTTCCAACGACAACCCGCTGCTCGGATTGCGCATTTTCTCGAGTGCCTCGCGCGACATGCCCGCGGACACCAGGTCCGACGAGACGTAATGCTCGAAGAAATCGAAGAAGCTCCAGCTGCGGCCGGTCAGGGTGGATTCGTCGGGCAGGTGTTCGTGGGTGTCTACAAGCGGAATAGCGGCGATGGCTTCGTGAAGCGCCGTGAAGGCGGCCGTCTCTTGTGGCATGAAGGGACCTTTCTTTCCGTGGGCGTTTCTTGCGCAAACCGGTGCGCGGCTCCATGGTACACGAAGCGTCACTCGATGTGGAGTGAAGGTGCGCGCGGGCCGACAATCAGACCAGGCGAAGCGGAGCCGGACCGCACCCGGGCCGGCGCTCCTCTGCCCGCTGGCGCCGGTTCCGGCAGCGCCTCTGATTCATGCGTTGCCTCTGGGAGTAATCAGACGGATATCGGCGTCGAGGCCAAGCCGGGTCTTGAACTCGTCCTGGATCTCGTTCTGCAGGTCCGTGAGCATCCATATCACGTCCCTGAACAGCTGGCTGCTCATCTCGATGGCGACGACGACGTGCCGCTCGGCGACTTCGACGTGGAACCGGTGCCCCGCGGCACGGGTCTGAGCAAGTACCTCAGCGATCTGGCACTCATACAGCGGCGCTTCGCGCACCCGGAGCCGCCCATCGAGCCGCGGACCCGGCTCAAGAATGGCACCCGTGCGCCCGCACGGACACTTCTCGCGGCGGATCGTGCAGGCGAGCCGCGTACGGTAACGCAACAAGGGCACGGCTTCACGCCCCAGGGTGGTGACCACGAGCTCTCCGTCTTTCGTCTCGACAAGGAACTGATCCTCGTTCACATGAAAATGCCCCTGGTCGCACTCGATGCAGAACCCCGGGTCCAGCACCTCCTCGATGCCGAAATTACACCGGACAGAGACCAGCAGCCCGGCCTCGAATGCCTGGCGCGCCTCAGGCGTGACGGGCCGGGACAACAGGACGGTTCGCAGATGGAATGAGGGGGGATCGATGCGGCGGCGGTCCATTGCCTCCATGAGTTCGCGGGCGTTGTCCGGCGTGGTGACGAGCATGGTGGGCCGGTAACTCTGCAGCATGGCCAACTGCGAATCGATGTGGAACGGTTCTTCGGCGATGACCGAAGCCTCGATCGTCTCCGCGCCCATGACATACCCCGAAGCGCCCCGGTATACCCCGCTGCCGAGACAGACCTGGATGACGTCGTTCGGGGTCACGCCGCTGGCGGCGAGCTGGCGC
This sequence is a window from Candidatus Hydrogenedentota bacterium. Protein-coding genes within it:
- a CDS encoding DUF4340 domain-containing protein encodes the protein MSHRAAIALLAVFAVLCGAYWMMLRHEESSRQATAAAGRVFDFEPEALRRVSIQVEDRSPTVGVTEGGGLWRIVEPHELDAQNEVWTKIAVNLAELHRERTIEESPKDLAPYELNDPRLQIEFNTEDGQSHRVIFGKIGPMQVNRYAQVDGGAVILTPHNQYAQLNRQLLDLRQRYIFNVGPEGITRIEFVRIRQPEENAPKPQGAYPIEELGKVVVQQAGENDWRMLEPFEANANNALVLGLAKELQFAVGQEYVDAPENLDDFFLNPPGARITVYSGGGSAPQTLYIGGGTRTGDKDMLFAKRADAPTVFQIDGAIYGYFPKTPDAYRENRLLSRSALALKRVDYQAGDVNLTLEKDDQKRWRITQPVQEAADQEMVSGFISTLLKIRGESFPPISIVDAGLDKPAVMLKLAFENDNAPVLIRIGKTTEDKKMNYATLDTGVITLVPTQHAAAITRELFDFREKRIFEIAPDAVKRVALRFEDVDYAFTKDRRWNVEQPAEKIWDSQDDAKALVEAVARVDASGMAASETPADLAPYGLDSPLMILTVETASESGETATAGPFRIGAAVPDQTYLRFATVEGRPEIFHVNQSVIDKVREALKGVRNR
- a CDS encoding amidohydrolase family protein → MPQETAAFTALHEAIAAIPLVDTHEHLPDESTLTGRSWSFFDFFEHYVSSDLVSAGMSREALEKMRNPSSGLSLEERWGLMAPYWPFVKTTGYGQAMTAYMADLFGIGDINERTYAELSRRINEARKPGWYRTVLKDKANIECSLVITWPGQPVAVDKAFFRAVPILDHYAIPGTRAELEQLEQESARSIQTLDQLLAAQEAALDAFFKQGIAAVKIFLAYRRTLRFDRVSKAEAARAFDRIWLSQSQELAFEDLKPLQDFMTRTLIERATGRNLPIQIHTGLQEGNGNYIANSDPTLLANVIMEYQDARFDLFHAGYPFTGELATMAKYFANVYADLCWVQAISPHVFKRTLHEWLDTIPANKIFAAGGDSNYVEGAYGHCAIARRLVAEVLAERMAQGTLDQARAMWLAGRLLRENAKAFFRL